One genomic segment of Carbonactinospora thermoautotrophica includes these proteins:
- a CDS encoding tetratricopeptide repeat protein, with the protein MAEAMIDHVGAGVTLPVRPQPIGVFPLPAGFLLVPAGEDTEPSRRDLVSGRMPKQWPAALRAHELALAGDLQGALAELRGDDPVTRYNRFVIDPDSEDPDRLRDELGEPFGVLVDLVSFALGRADDPPELGSADGELAALVLSAQASHAVDRGDPAEALRLLDQAVQLALGVAQPLAGVLLGAAAGIRKDTEGPGPQVIDALERALKLLDETDLPVGRAELHLALAQTLHELAEGRRDLLIQAVKHYHATLQLVTSEEAPEVWAAAHANLATAYLTMPMVEASDQLRLGVAVRSLRAALKVYTPETHPERWASAQLNLANALVYLPSKHQRDNLVEAVELYEAVLRVRDRETDPLGRARVLANQGNVLAHLGMFEQAKAKLHEARFIFEEFQDGESVRAVRGVLDEIARQTTLSRTQG; encoded by the coding sequence ATGGCTGAGGCCATGATCGACCATGTCGGTGCCGGCGTGACCCTTCCCGTCCGGCCCCAGCCCATCGGAGTGTTTCCGCTACCGGCGGGATTCCTGTTGGTCCCCGCCGGGGAGGACACTGAACCCTCCCGGCGCGACCTGGTGTCCGGCCGGATGCCCAAGCAGTGGCCGGCGGCGCTGCGGGCGCACGAGCTCGCACTGGCCGGGGACCTGCAGGGCGCGCTCGCCGAGTTGCGCGGCGACGATCCGGTCACCCGGTACAACCGCTTCGTCATCGACCCGGACAGCGAGGACCCCGATCGGCTGCGGGACGAGCTGGGCGAGCCGTTCGGCGTGCTGGTCGACCTGGTCTCCTTCGCCCTCGGCCGTGCCGACGACCCGCCCGAGCTCGGCTCCGCCGACGGTGAGCTGGCCGCGCTGGTGCTGTCGGCGCAGGCCAGCCACGCGGTGGACCGCGGCGACCCGGCGGAGGCGCTGCGGTTGCTCGACCAGGCGGTGCAACTGGCCCTCGGCGTCGCCCAGCCGCTGGCCGGCGTGCTGCTCGGCGCCGCCGCGGGGATCCGCAAGGACACCGAGGGTCCCGGTCCACAGGTCATCGACGCCCTGGAGCGGGCGCTGAAGCTGCTCGACGAGACCGATCTGCCGGTGGGCCGTGCCGAGCTGCACCTGGCCCTGGCGCAGACCCTGCACGAACTGGCCGAAGGCCGCCGTGACCTGCTGATTCAGGCGGTGAAGCACTACCACGCGACGCTGCAGCTGGTGACCAGCGAAGAGGCGCCCGAGGTGTGGGCGGCGGCTCACGCCAACCTGGCCACCGCCTACCTCACGATGCCCATGGTGGAGGCCTCCGACCAGTTGCGGCTGGGCGTCGCCGTGCGGTCGCTGCGCGCGGCGCTGAAGGTCTACACCCCCGAGACTCACCCGGAGCGGTGGGCGAGCGCCCAACTGAACCTGGCCAACGCCCTGGTCTACCTGCCGTCCAAACACCAGCGCGACAACCTGGTCGAGGCGGTCGAGCTGTACGAGGCGGTGCTCCGGGTGCGCGACCGGGAGACCGACCCGTTGGGCCGGGCACGGGTGCTGGCCAACCAGGGCAACGTGCTCGCCCACCTCGGAATGTTCGAGCAGGCCAAGGCCAAGCTGCACGAGGCACGGTTCATCTTCGAGGAGTTCCAGGACGGCGAGTCGGTGCGGGCGGTGCGGGGCGTGCTGGACGAGATCGCCCGGCAGACCACGCTGAGCAGGACGCAGGGGTAA
- a CDS encoding hydrogenase maturation protease — protein sequence MTQLHEELVDDPGTPGCEVLVVGCGNLLRGDDGVGPILIRHLWERGIPEGVQIVDGGTAGMDVAFRMRGARRVVLVDASRTGAEPGTIYRVPGPALADLPPLEGLHTHAFRWDHALAFAHWLLKDAYPDDITVFLIEAGCLDLGAELSPAVRQAMEEVIALIERDFLAELRGSTAPAGLRVEFTEDGYLRLDAELAARYFPADAAAAIRRGGELWLMPLRGPQGGGLLLKQRNAAGDRCVLVREVLEDRIPVGVRDAVWDETQGALRIPLDLET from the coding sequence GTGACGCAGCTCCATGAGGAACTGGTTGACGACCCCGGAACGCCGGGTTGTGAGGTCCTCGTTGTGGGCTGCGGCAATCTGCTCCGCGGCGACGACGGGGTTGGCCCGATCCTCATCCGGCACCTTTGGGAACGCGGCATCCCCGAGGGCGTGCAGATCGTGGACGGCGGCACCGCGGGGATGGACGTGGCGTTCCGAATGCGCGGGGCCCGTCGGGTCGTCCTCGTCGACGCCAGCCGAACCGGCGCGGAGCCGGGCACGATCTACCGCGTGCCCGGCCCCGCGCTGGCCGATCTTCCTCCTCTGGAGGGCCTGCACACGCATGCCTTCCGCTGGGATCACGCGCTGGCATTCGCCCACTGGCTGCTCAAGGACGCCTACCCTGACGACATCACGGTGTTCCTCATCGAAGCCGGGTGCCTCGACCTGGGCGCAGAACTCAGTCCGGCGGTGCGGCAGGCCATGGAGGAGGTGATCGCGTTGATCGAGCGGGACTTCCTGGCCGAGCTCCGCGGCTCCACGGCACCCGCGGGTCTGCGCGTGGAGTTCACCGAGGACGGGTACCTGCGACTGGACGCCGAGCTGGCCGCGCGGTACTTTCCCGCAGACGCGGCGGCGGCCATCCGCCGCGGCGGGGAGCTTTGGCTGATGCCGTTGCGCGGACCACAAGGCGGTGGTCTGCTGCTGAAGCAGCGCAACGCTGCCGGTGACCGCTGCGTCTTGGTCCGGGAGGTGCTCGAGGACCGGATCCCGGTCGGGGTGCGCGACGCGGTCTGGGACGAGACACAGGGCGCGCTGCGGATACCACTGGATCTGGAGACGTGA